Proteins from a genomic interval of Zingiber officinale cultivar Zhangliang chromosome 1B, Zo_v1.1, whole genome shotgun sequence:
- the LOC121968761 gene encoding cyclin-D6-1-like isoform X2 — MDASTPKNHTFTNLLLGKRMEYDLENTLTGCNDEQQHSGSFAELFAAESDHMITSVGTIDIAARRDAVALVLQAQFDCNLDPSVAYLAINYIDRFLCKREISEKPWIVRLFSISCLSLASKMKKSRLMLADIQGAKGIIFDGQTVRRMELLVLGTLDWRMRPITPFSFFRFFVSFFTPTQEPLIRALKSHATQIILKTQSEMKMLTFKPSVVAAAALLSAAYEIFPVQFPAFRAAIFSCEFVNKEKLWECSNTMGNLAADVCDSPTSNTPVTVLARHCSSTESEPVVGSSSSAIDREVKKRRVSSGHAPPATPATNNDKDSIF; from the exons ATGGATGCTTCTACTCCTAAAAACCACACCTTTACCAATCTGTTGCTGGGGAAGAGAATGGAGTACGATCTGGAGAACACACTCACCGGCTGCAATGACGAGCAGCAGCACTCCGGCTCCTTTGCCGAGCTCTTCGCCGCGGAATCCGACCACATGATCACCTCCGTCGGCACTATCGACATTGCCGCCCGGAGGGATGCCGTCGCTCTGGTCCTGCAG GCACAGTTCGACTGCAATCTCGACCCTTCTGTCGCTTACCTTGCGATCAACTACATCGATCGATTCCTTTGCAAGCGCGAAATCTCG GAGAAGCCATGGATCGTCCGTCTATTCTCCATCTCGTGTCTCTCCCTCGCCTCGAAGATGAAGAAGAGCAGATTGATGCTCGCAGATATCCAA GGGGCGAAAGGAATCATCTTCGATGGCCAAACAGTTCGGCGTATGGAGCTGCTAGTACTCGGGACCTTGGATTGGAGAATGCGACCGATCACTCCGTTCTCCTTCTTTCGATTCTTTGTTTCCTTCTTCACGCCTACTCAAGAACCTTTGATTCGAGCCCTCAAATCCCACGCGACGCAGATCATCCTCAAAACCCAAAGCG AGATGAAGATGCTAACGTTCAAACCTTCGGTGGTGGCGGCCGCCGCCCTCCTCTCCGCGGCCTACGAGATCTTCCCCGTCCAGTTCCCCGCTTTCCGCGCCGCCATCTTCTCCTGCGAATTTGTAAATAAA GAGAAGCTGTGGGAATGCAGCAATACAATGGGCAACCTCGCGGCGGACGTTTGCGACTCCCCGACCTCGAACACCCCGGTGACCGTCCTCGCCCGGCACTGCTCCAGCACCGAAAGCGAGCCCGTCGTCGGATCCTCCTCCTCTGCCATCGACCGTGAGGTGAAAAAGCGTCGGGTCTCCTCCGGCCACGCTCCGCCTGCGACCCCGGCAACAAACAACGACAAAGATTCGATATTTTGA
- the LOC121968761 gene encoding cyclin-D6-1-like isoform X1, whose amino-acid sequence MDASTPKNHTFTNLLLGKRMEYDLENTLTGCNDEQQHSGSFAELFAAESDHMITSVGTIDIAARRDAVALVLQAQFDCNLDPSVAYLAINYIDRFLCKREISQEKPWIVRLFSISCLSLASKMKKSRLMLADIQGAKGIIFDGQTVRRMELLVLGTLDWRMRPITPFSFFRFFVSFFTPTQEPLIRALKSHATQIILKTQSEMKMLTFKPSVVAAAALLSAAYEIFPVQFPAFRAAIFSCEFVNKEKLWECSNTMGNLAADVCDSPTSNTPVTVLARHCSSTESEPVVGSSSSAIDREVKKRRVSSGHAPPATPATNNDKDSIF is encoded by the exons ATGGATGCTTCTACTCCTAAAAACCACACCTTTACCAATCTGTTGCTGGGGAAGAGAATGGAGTACGATCTGGAGAACACACTCACCGGCTGCAATGACGAGCAGCAGCACTCCGGCTCCTTTGCCGAGCTCTTCGCCGCGGAATCCGACCACATGATCACCTCCGTCGGCACTATCGACATTGCCGCCCGGAGGGATGCCGTCGCTCTGGTCCTGCAG GCACAGTTCGACTGCAATCTCGACCCTTCTGTCGCTTACCTTGCGATCAACTACATCGATCGATTCCTTTGCAAGCGCGAAATCTCG CAGGAGAAGCCATGGATCGTCCGTCTATTCTCCATCTCGTGTCTCTCCCTCGCCTCGAAGATGAAGAAGAGCAGATTGATGCTCGCAGATATCCAA GGGGCGAAAGGAATCATCTTCGATGGCCAAACAGTTCGGCGTATGGAGCTGCTAGTACTCGGGACCTTGGATTGGAGAATGCGACCGATCACTCCGTTCTCCTTCTTTCGATTCTTTGTTTCCTTCTTCACGCCTACTCAAGAACCTTTGATTCGAGCCCTCAAATCCCACGCGACGCAGATCATCCTCAAAACCCAAAGCG AGATGAAGATGCTAACGTTCAAACCTTCGGTGGTGGCGGCCGCCGCCCTCCTCTCCGCGGCCTACGAGATCTTCCCCGTCCAGTTCCCCGCTTTCCGCGCCGCCATCTTCTCCTGCGAATTTGTAAATAAA GAGAAGCTGTGGGAATGCAGCAATACAATGGGCAACCTCGCGGCGGACGTTTGCGACTCCCCGACCTCGAACACCCCGGTGACCGTCCTCGCCCGGCACTGCTCCAGCACCGAAAGCGAGCCCGTCGTCGGATCCTCCTCCTCTGCCATCGACCGTGAGGTGAAAAAGCGTCGGGTCTCCTCCGGCCACGCTCCGCCTGCGACCCCGGCAACAAACAACGACAAAGATTCGATATTTTGA